The window ATGGAAAAAagcctggaatgtggcttatcaatgctcttaaaaagGGAGGGATGCGCTTGGGAGTGGATAAGACATGTGTATCGGGGGGCATTCTGGCTTTGATTTTTGACAAGGATTACCTTAAAACttgctttgttttattttttctcataacGATACTGAAATCTTACATATATTATactaatttggtttttgttttagaaaaatgaacataaattattacatGATTCCTTGCCCACGTAATTGGTTGCATCCACTTCAACCATTGGAGAATGAATGTATTGATGAAAATAGGATAAGGCCatgaaatgaatatttaccaggttttTGAATCCATAATGTAACTGCTTTCAATTTTACATGCAAACTGGGATGTGCATGGcttgtaaaatttcaacattttaaatcaatacAAGATGGCCTACATCGGCGGATCTTTGACACGTTGGATACATGGAAACCAAGAAATACAAACATCAAGTTATGTAATCTCATGGCAGAAGATGAAGCTAACTTGGTAATTATGTATTCTATAAGATGCCAGTGcgcaaagttaaatttttataaaaatgacgAACCCGAATTGGTGAATATCTCGGATTTtctaaacattaaaatagaaaactaaataaaaagtatCAATTTGACTAATGAACTTTTAAACTGTTTGTAGTGTTAATAATCTGTAAgtggtaaaattaaatacacgTATCCCTCGAATTACACGGAAGATAGGTTCCGCACAAAATCatgtaaattgaaatattagatTTTGCTAGGTAAAACTGTAAAACAAAATGTGTATAACTCAGTCGTTTCTTTATGTAAAACAAGAGTAAGACATCTtggaaaacttaaaattatacttTGTTTATAAAACCAGAAATATATTTAGATAATAGGtatgtactatcggccacaaaagtggtcgaccagtttcaaatcaaaatcgcttgcggtactgtgggtcggatacctttttttgtcacacttgacctacattactttttgttggatcctcctttttgtgtatatacatcaatattttgcacaaaaacatgtattgctggcccaattcattgagacaattttattttttggtattttctcagTTTATCATTAAGGCGCAATGGCTCCGAATCTGAGCAAAGacattaaaagtaatatagtACTTCTGTAGTATAAGTAATTCTGcttttttctctcaataagctaggccggtcttggagtgccaagcaaaaaatgcaattattatgcctcaaaaatttataatcgtatagcttgattgataattaatttgcctgcataacatttttgagtccCGGTGAACtggcaatttttcaaacaaggGCGAATTCTATTGAGTACGTTCGGATGCTCGACGAAGTTATGCTTTCTTCTGTTCGTACTTTGTATCCTGTGGCAGAAATGCCTgtcatcaattatgttgatgacaactctaggatacatcgcgcaaacatcgtgaaggactggtatcacgagcatccagacataaataatcttccctggcctgcatattcaccagaactaaaccccatagaaaatttatggggcctaatggttcaaaggtggcacaataacaatgaacgtactaccgaagatttgatggcacattgcaaccaaatctggaATGCGGTTAGAGATTCACCCTTGTGTCAAAACCTTGTGGGTTTAATGGGCCGGAGGCTACAAGATGTCATCGACGCCAATGGGGGAGTAATccgctattagaattgtttattttttattttgtcatttatttatataaattttaagtttatttccTCTGGATCGTagtgtatttccgaaaaaaatgtgtcttgaaatttttccttttaacgtacgcattacaaaaaacgccgtttatgtcatcttttgtctaaagaacttttgcgacataaaaatcacttgattgttaagAGAGGTAGAAAACAGTCGGACtagttaatttctaattcccagcaaaatattattgttaataaaagtcttgaagtttagtaagttgttctacaatgttttataaattgttggtcttgtttataattgaatttaacatgtatttttttagtttttatcttaaacaattatatagccatatcaacttttgcaatttacaaaattcaatgttaatatagtgatgttttcatacaattactaaccgaattgatttatttgaaattagcaGCCTTAAACTATCCTTGCAAACTTGATATTAgatataaaattctaaatttattcgctcgacacaacgtttttattgtggatcattttttgtgaactgataaggcgccttcgctcggaatacgcatcaagcgattttgaaccttagcATGGTCtaccacttttgtggccgatagtacatataacaagaaataaaaaatcaaaaagatcCTTAGAAAATGAATTGTAAGTTTAATTGCTGGCATCACTTTTGAGAACTGTCAGTCTTTTCTTCTTGATTGGTGTGATATGACTTTCATCACTTGAAATTTCTTGATGGGATTCTGGTTTAATGGTTGACGAATTAGGGAAGATCTCAGATCGACAAGACTTTGTAGTGAAATCTGTAATTAACAATTGCGtaggttttttttctaaatttttatagaCCTCATATTGATTTAACACTAAACCTACCAGTATCGGTCAAATTGACCGTTTTCAAACTTTGGTATCATTTACATATGTTTAAACGTTATCGTATCGCTACCAAACTacatgactttttttaaatgtgcatacaaagtattttttagtcCTGtagtttccattttttttttcgttttcttataaaatttttgtagttTGCCTTACCTACCGTGGTCGGTCAATTTGACCGGTGAAAGAAATGTTGACAATATTACATAAATCTATGCATATGTACATTCAATGCAATTTCCCCATTCTTTGGGATGACCGCCGTTGGCGACGCTGGTTTATGGTCTAAAATATTCCCGGTGAATCCCCGgtgtatgaaaataaaatagtccCGTATTTCGATTTGTCGAATTCCCCCGATGTAGGCTGTAAAACGGTACCAGTGAATCCTCAGTAAaccaatttataaaatcaatGCGATATCGAGATCAAATGGACATTGAAAAGAATAGACAGCAGTACTAAGAAAGCATCAAAACTtgtttgcaaatattttcttccGTATATAGTGTAATGTTTTCTAGTGAATATTTAGTCTCCAAACATGTCAAAGcgtaacaaaattataaagtacttagaaaaaataacagaCATAGAAGAAGAGTGTTCAGTGTGTGATGAACAAGAAATTtctgaaactgaaaaaaacttgGAATCAGATAACCAGCTACTTACAAGTGAATCAGAGTCAGACAGTGATAATGACGAGGGGGATATTATCAATCAGCATTCGGGGCGAAAAAGGAAGAGATGTTTATTGATATCTGATAGTGAGATCGATGTAAAGGACCGAGGCATTAAAACAGCAGTGGATGGGACAATTTGGGAAGAAATAGACGGAAGTTCCAAACCTGGTAGGAcatcaatttataatatatttaggGATAAGTCAGGTCCAACAGGATATGCTAAACGACATATAATGAAAGGGCAAACAAAAACGGCATTTTCTCTTATCATTGATCACCGtataataaatcatattataaAATGTACAGAAGAAGAAGCATCTAGGGTTTTGGGAACCAAGTGGGAACTAAGTGCTGCAAAATTAGACGCATTTATTGCTTTGTTGTATGCTCGCGGCGCATATGAGGCAAAAAATTTAGATGTCTCATATTTGTGGAATAAAAATTGGGGACCcgcttttttttcaaaaacaatgaGCCGAAAtgattttactgaaattttgagatttataCGATTTGATAAAAAGAGCGAAAGAAGTCAGTGTTTGCAAACCGATAAGTTTGCTATGATATCTACAATATGGGACCAATATATtgataattcacaaaattgttataaaccTGGTGCATACATTACTGTTGATGAACAGTTGTTTCCGTTAAAGTCAAGGTGTAGATTTACCCAGTATATGCCCAACAAACCAGACAAATTTGGGATAAAATTCTGGTTGGCATGTGACGTCAATagcaaatatataataaatggttTTCCTTATTTGGGAAAGGATAAAAGCAGAAAACCTTCGATTCCGCTTGGGGAATTCGTTGTTCTAAAACTGATGGAACCATTCACGGGATACGGAAGGAACGTAACGACAGATAACATTTTAACAAGTATATCACTGGCCAAAAAGCTACTTGCAAAAAAGACTACAATTGTTGGAACAGTCCGTGGAAATAAGAGATATTTGCCAAGGTTGGCCAAAGAACGAAAAGATAAAATGAGTCGATTTTCAAGCAAATTATATAAATCCAATGATGTTACTCTTACTGTATATAAAagcaaaccaaaaaaaaagttcttatactAAGTACCGTACATAAATcaatagaaattgaaaaaagtaaaaaacaaataccGGAAACCATAAGATTTTATAATGATACAAAATTTGGTGTAGATGTGGCAGATCAAATGGCAAAGAAATACAGTGTGAAGTCGAAAAGTTGGAGGTGGCCCCTTCAGGtacttttcaatattttagatCTAGCTGGAATAAATGCCTGGATTTTGTATAAAGAAACAACAGGTGAAAACATTTCGAGACAGGAATTTTTGTTCCAATTAGCTTCAGAGCTCGGAGCTGCCTATAAGAACCTacgtgaagaaaaattaataccaaaaCCATCTATAAGTTCAAATTCGTCAGTACGAAAAACTTgtcaaataaaactttgtaaAGATTACAAAACTTCGAAAATCTGTtctaaatgcaaaaaatatgtgtGTGGCAAATGTGTATTTCGGAATCAAATACAGTCCAATCGCGATAGTGTGAACACAAAAAATCCTAGGGTAGTTCATACCAACGAGGGTGTTCACAGAAAAGAGGGTGTaactaaataagtttttttaataatagtttattaataaataccaaaccaaattatacatttcaaagatgaaagaaatcagtaatttttttttggacatttttttgagaaatttttgcCATTACTGCTTGTTCGAGAATCTTTTTAAGAGTGATTATTTCACTTATAttcattgaattttgattgcaCCATTCTATGGCCATATTTAATGCTCTAATTACATCGGAATggctaattttttcaatatgtgTACCACTTTCATTGTCATTGTCGCTTTCATCTGAAGAAACATCTTCCAGACCAACAACTGCTTTCTCGTCTTTAGTCCAGTCTTCCACATCTGCAGCACTGTATTCAGCCTAAAATTACAgtttatcattattttgtcGACCTCGGAGAAACATGTAATCTCATTGTGTATTAACTTACTGGAGCAATTTCttgtaacaaatttattgtatCCTTAATGGCATCAGGGACAAATGCCTTTTCATTCCTTAACTTTAGCTGTAAAATACTTAGAGGAAGGTtatcttcatcttcattttcCTTATCTCCAtcaaaacctgaaaaaatgtttttccagcATTTCTTAATAACTGTTACATCTAATTTATCCCATGCTGCAGACAAATGTAGAATTGCatcttttaatgaaattttcttgagAGCTACCGCTATTGCTTCTTCTGATGATACAATAGAACTAAGCAAGCTCTTTCTATAGTACACTTTGGTGagccttaaaatattttgatccATTGGTTGTAATAAAGGAGTAACATTGGGCGGCAAGAATTTGACGAAAATCATCCCGTCTTCAGTTGTTAGTTCTGTTGCTGGTGGATGGGAGGGTGCGTTATCCAAAAGGAGAATTGCTTTCTGTGGCAACTTCTGAGCACGTAGAAAGCATCTCACCtacaaattaacaattttggaatattggCATAAACAGCATATATCACAATGAACACAAGTGATTTTAACTCTTACCTCTGGtacaaaatgttgaaaataccATGTCTTGAAGAGGTCTCCTGTCATCCAggcatttttattgcttttataaACGACTgggttaataaaatttttgaaacaccttGGATTTTTGGATTTCCCAATTACTAGAGGTTTCAATTTATGACATCCTGAAGCATTTACACACCCCATAAATGTCAgtctttgttttgaaatttttaaaccagaAGCTGTTTTTTCAGCCAATGCGACATACGTTTTGTCAGGTAATAACTGCCAATACAATCCTGTCTCGTCAGCATTGTAAATTTGGTGACAATTTAATTCATGTTCTTCGATCATTCGTTTTAGGTTCTCTTTGAAAGGATCCACTACATCTGGATTGGATGATAATTTCTCTcctgtgatttttaaaaatcttatgcCACGACGATGCTTGAATCTCTGCAGCCAACCATCACTAGCTGTGAAAAttgtattcatttttaaatctttggAGAGCAACAATGCTTTTTGTTTCAACATATCTCCtgatactattaaatttttttccctcTGCTTAAGAAACCAGTCGTACAACTTTTGCTCCAATAGCGGAAATGCTGACTTCtttaaagtacattttttcgATGGTTTCAACGTGTGAGTCATAGTAtccataatcaaaattttctttttttttatcccaCAAATTGTCGATTTTGCTACTCCGTACTTTTTGGATAACATCGTGACAGACATCCCTTTATTATGCTCTTCCAAAATGTTGGCCTTTTCTCTCAAACttaaaaaggttttctttaatttacccATCTTGAGCTGAGTATTTACAGGACTATATTTTCTTCTGATACGTACGCGATTACACATACACACACGACGTACACAATATTTCGAgacacataaaaagaaacttccCGCAGCAATAAACAAATGTTACACACGATCACTAGAAAAATGCTGAAGTGTTAAATAGGTTTTAGTAACGAAAAAAAGTACGTCTCGTAGTCTCGTCGGAAACCGAATGTCACATaatgttaaggactttaggttattgcttcttggcgtagtttgcttagttaatttgttttgtactttcatcccttaagttacgcccatgggcatcgatacgtatttgaaggattccatctgggcgccagaccatcgtacccatcaggccatatcgaagggctctttatggctgggaaatacgctactagtcaaaggaagctttctaaattggacctttgccgcgatacgcaattcggcggatcgcaatacttcaatgaaagcgacttgtataggtatttgccagatggcggcgattttatgaccttaggcgcgaccattgcccgcaatggcgtctggtattggtgcgcccctgggtggagtttctcgggtttagtacttaagggatgatcgcagtaattttgctctctttgaccagtgctcgctctagacatgtgatcgtaaacgtaactcgtaatcttcccaactaagcaaactcccacttcatacttagaccaatactttaccattatttatataagtgaaatttaatacagtccactttcgtaaaccaaattgttgttttcgtggttttcgtttatcgaaggaacctcaacacataatataaaaatgcatcaGGTTCACCCCAAATGCATatgtttatcttaaaaagaattaataaacaacattCCACATCCTTTTCATGCCTACAAcccttcattatttttctcacACTTACAAATCTCCAATCACTTTCTTCACACTTACGTTAAAACGAATTGATAAACAAACCCTCATCTTTTATGATCAATGATTTATTATAATCATAAGAGTTgcaaatttattctaaaaatataaaagaacaataataaataataactacttggtatttataataaatgatatgcaattaatttataacacAAGCAAAAACTGAGACAGAAACGTTATAAATGCACTTGTTCACACAATCGAAAGTGCACGCTGTTCACAGTATACGGCGttcaatgtaaataatttcgtGTTCATACCACCGAGCTGTTCATATTAACGCATGTTCACACTACCGCGATTGGActgtaatttgtaaaaaatgcagTGAAGTCGAATGAGTAATATACATttgtatatgtcggagatttattagtccttaagttagaattgtgccattagaaccgataatagatgaggggcagactgacaaagccatcttgaagataaagcattgtcaaacgaggtcactactaccgacataattaagtgcccacATGTGGGATTTGTCCACGAGAaacagggactagcaggtactcccTTTGGGTCTTAAGAACCACCCGatcggggaaagttaagaagaagaaaggaaCAGTTAGTTAAGAGATAGAAGGGCAGAAGGgcggtcgagtagtagtgaattcgttagtttgcctttctacttttgctttctaaaatattataacgttaaacatggaaaacgttcCTAATATTACCCCGACATAtactatataaataattaaaattaaaatttgttttttttataaataatttcatacgTATAtgcataatataatattattttttgtatttatgtataggaaaaattatgttttagttttttaaagttataaatgtaaatttcaataaagttcataattttattaggtgtacaactttgcttccgccgtttttgaatagatgtatgtagcggtaagtaatgatcgaaataaataaccccatgtgggcatgcaggagccttgggcacctgttaacataacctcataaaaatattagtctatttgtgtcttcatcataaagttattcgcaattgaaaatgtcagtgtacgagccaaattctcgtcatttgcgggaggttttacttttctgcttcaatatgaagaaatctgctgctgaggctcatcgaatgctctcagatacttatggggaagccgctattagtgaaaggacatgtcgtgagtggtttcagcgcttcaagaacggtgattttcacgtcgaagaccaacatagcggtggaagaaagaaggttttccaagatgcgaacttggaagcattacttgacgaagactcgtgtcaaagtcaacaagaattggcacaatcattgggagtgactcaacaaacaatctcaaaacgcctcaaagacatgggaatgattcagaagcaaggatattgggtgccgtacgagttgaaaccaagagatattgacaggcgtctgttcgcttgtgaacagttgcttgcaaggcaaagacggaagggatttctgcatcgtattgtgactggggacgagaaatgggttcattacgataatcccaaacgcaaaaagacttggggatatcccggccatgcttccacgtcgacggccaaaccgtctattcatggttccaaaatcatgctctgtatttggtgggatcaactcggcgtaatatattatgagctgttacaaccaactgaaacaatcacaggtgctctttatcgaacccaattaatgcgtttgagccgagcattgaaaaagaaacggctgcaatacaacgagagacatgataaagtgattttgcagcacgataatgctcgaccccatgttgcgcaagtggtcaagaaatacttggaaacattgaaatgggaagtcctaccccacccgccatattctcctgacctagctccttctgattatcacttgtttcgatccatggcacatgggctagctgaccaacacttccggtcttatgaagaagtaagaaattggatagaatcgtggatcgcttcaaaagatgtccaattttttcaacacgggattcgtatgctgcccgaaagatgggagaaagtagtggccagcgatggacaatactttggatcctaaaggtataattagttttttacaataaaatcgcgaaattcggaaaaaaaacggcggaagcaaagttgtacacctaatacataTCTTCAGAAATAAATCAACCATTCTCTGCGTTAAATACTAAAATGGATCATTTCTTTAAACAACGGTCAATTTGACCGAGCGCTGTAGGaataggtatacagggtgttagtgaaataactttcgtaaatttaaccagtgattaagaacatcattttgaacaaaaaagttccttacaacaggggtcgaaaacctaatagttttttcaaaaaaaaatgtcaaagttggtaaccgaaaagctataataaggtttaaaatttgaataaaatgtggaaaaatgtacttgacacattttggttgtttgacgcgtaacaaaaaaacttaaaataattcaacaataacattgctaaaagcaattgaaaacttaattaataacttaagcggtaaaaaaaaacgtaagtggcaacgccgcactgaacgttaccgaggaagagaagtttattttcgtcagggttgttttttatggcccttatgagggtcgctcacccacgttgcgggtaaagtgataaggcattggaatgcgcagtaaacagattgacttagtacctcaatagtacatgagttatgtaaccatctgcactttatcccattttatgtgacatatgatcctgggcaaacatgcctggcgccatggacatgtggaacccattagtgaccatcaagaagagacaaaagacaaaaaagttcGGCGCATTTACTacggtaatcgttatccagaaagaaaacttccagctcgacaaacattatgcgagtttcccaaaaccttctggatacagggagtattgtttctttatatcaagaacacgaggtcgacagagaaaagttggttctgaagccgaaaaacaaattttaaatcttgttcaagagttcaacaaggagacccggagtagagcatgcatggactcagatggtgaacatttagaacatgtaatgtaccaaaaacaataataaatttgtgtttttgaatgtgatgtgagtggtgtaaaatgtgtaatgtgtcatgttaagttaattaaagatgataacaataatttcaaggtaaatggcttttcaaaataataaaataagaatcatacaatttttaaattccatgaatttaggacattttattaattatgtactgtaaaatctatcagacccaaaaaaaacgtgtaaaaagcaaacccacttcatgcggctacttaggtaggtgtgaaaatgaaataaatactaggcgacgttgccaattttcagaaaatgtttttttgattttccagggaaatggttgtatttacgacccctgttgtaaggaacttttttgttcaaaattatgttcttaatcactggttaaatttacgaaagttatttcactaacaccctgtataagaacTGTCGGTAGGTTTAGTGTTAAGCACTTACTAAGATCTCGCTGAAATCGGAGAGCTCGTTCCACATTGGTGTCATAGTGTAAAAAATGATTgcccaatttttttcccatttcaaGTTCTACACTGGTAACTTTTGCTGTGAACGCAAATGGTTTAGATTGCTCTTCATCAGgatcatattttttatcaagtttatttatttcatgaaTCATGTTAACTAACTCATCTTCATTTAGTTCTTCATCAGCcattatttcttcaatatctGCCTCAGCTAAATCCTCAAAACCTTCTCCTCCTATAGTGTGAGCAAACTGAATGATTTGAGAATATTCATGTTCTAATGGTGAtttatcattttcattttcaacagcATCCGGCCATGTTGCTTTCCAGTAAGCATTGATCGTTGATTTTGTGATCTGAGTGTATAATAGTCCAACATGCTTAACACAATCTAAGATTGTAAATTTCTTCCAAGTATCCATAAGAGTAAGAGattcattattttccatttgttCTAAAATATATCTGAAAGTTTGCTTGAtgtaaattgctttaaaatttgaaattatcccCTGATCTAAGGGCTGTAATAAGAAAGTCGTATTCTTTggtaaaaaaacaacttttacaTTTTCGTGTTGTAAATCTGGAGGATGACCTGGTGCATTATCGATTAATAGAAGAGCTTTAAAAGGCAATccctttttacttaaataacttttgacaTCTAGGATAAAGAAGTTATGAAACCATTCATTGAATGCTATGGCAGTCACCCATGCTTTCTTATTAGCCATTCAATAAGCGGGAaggtttttgatatattttttttaatgagcgTGGTGTTTTTGATTTGTTAATAACCAATGGTTTCATTCATATAATCCCCTGGAGCATTGCAACAGAAAAGAACCGTTATACGACTTTTCGCTGCTTTATGACTACTAGTTGATTTGTGAGTTTTAGCTAAATAGGTTCTTTCAGGCATTTTCTTCCAGAATAACCCGAAATCGTCAACATTGAAGACCTGGTAAGAAGTATAGAAGTTGGCGGcaataatttcagaaaattttgcGGGATATTGTTGTGCTGCATCCGAATCAGCAGATGCATTTTCACCTTTCATTTTTAGATTATGTATAGAATGTCttcgtttaaattttttgaaccaACCATGGCTTGCTGAAAAAGGTACCTTCTTTTCATCAGACGAAGTGGACGGCGACTGATTCTGAAGTGcttgatacatttttaaagcCTTATTTGTGATAGCATTGGTATCAATTGGGATCCGTTTTTGAGTTTGGTCTTCGATCCATATCACTAGTgctttttccatattttccaTTGTGACATTTCTTACATATGAAATTGTACTCATACTGCTGCATGTTCCAGCAGttccaatttttctaatagagtcttcattttttcttatggtcCTTATTGTGGCTTCATTCATAGAGTAAAATTTAGCAACATCCGTTACTCTTTCTCTATTATGTAAACgatctaatattttaatttttgcttctaaagaaataacttttcttttcatttgattttttcccaaatcttttggcattttaaaaccttaaaaaatttac of the Euwallacea similis isolate ESF13 chromosome 8, ESF131.1, whole genome shotgun sequence genome contains:
- the LOC136410504 gene encoding jerky protein homolog-like is translated as MTHTLKPSKKCTLKKSAFPLLEQKLYDWFLKQREKNLIVSGDMLKQKALLLSKDLKMNTIFTASDGWLQRFKHRRGIRFLKITGEKLSSNPDVVDPFKENLKRMIEEHELNCHQIYNADETGLYWQLLPDKTYVALAEKTASGLKISKQRLTFMGCVNASGCHKLKPLVIGKSKNPRCFKNFINPVVYKSNKNAWMTGDLFKTWYFQHFVPEVRCFLRAQKLPQKAILLLDNAPSHPPATELTTEDGMIFVKFLPPNVTPLLQPMDQNILRLTKVYYRKSLLSSIVSSEEAIAVALKKISLKDAILHLSAAWDKLDVTVIKKCWKNIFSGFDGDKENEDEDNLPLSILQLKLRNEKAFVPDAIKDTINLLQEIAPAEYSAADVEDWTKDEKAVVGLEDVSSDESDNDNESGTHIEKISHSDVIRALNMAIEWCNQNSMNISEIITLKKILEQAVMAKISQKNVQKKITDFFHL